The region TTTTATGCTAAGTTAGTAGAAAGTAGTACTAAAGGTGcagtattattattatcaaaagaaagaacaataaaaattttgaacGATTTAAATGTTAATAGTACTATTAGTGGATTTGTAGGTGGAGCTTGTGGAGGTATATGTCAATCATTAGTTATGACACCatgtacattttttataacagcaagtattgataaaaatattaattataaagaaaaactTATATCTATTTTTAAGCACTCTGGTATTTCAACATTATATAAAGGAAACTCTGCTATGTGCTTAAGACAAGGAACAAATTGGGCTAGTAGGCAAGGAATTACCGAATGGGTaagaaatatgtatattagtagaaaacaaaaaaaaattgaaaaagaatataataatgtagaaaatattataaaaggGAATGGAAAAACACCAGAAAATCTCAAAATATGTGATATATCTAGtccaaataatttaaattcaaatcaaaaaaataataatgaattaaatacaAGCGAAGAAATTATTTGTGGTATTATAGGTGGGTCATTATCAGTATGGAATAATCCGTTTGATGTCATTCGAGTTTATATGCAAAGtaatgcaaataaaaatattaaattaagtTTTACACaatcatttataaatttatataaagaaggtggaatattatatttatacaaagGTGTCATACCTCGTTGTTTTCTTTGTATTTGGCAAACACTATTTATGGTGACTGGcattaaaatattgaataattatttttagtttttttttttgactTTAATTGCGTATTGCTTTGCATAGGTTACACGAATGTGTGTAATATATGCCTTGGCTaggttaatttttttcattttttcatttttttattattatatttgtatttacttaaaaaaaacgtgtatttaattttattgcGTTACAACGTCATAACGCCATAGAGTTTAAGAGCATGAAAAAACTTTAAgcacaaaaaaatactcGCAAAATAGTGAACATTGCGAATTTTagcaatttttaattaatttttttacttttttcactttttattGCACTGTGGAGAGGGCAAAAATCGATAAGGACCATACCCATCTTTGCCTCCTCCTATTTTGGCAGCTTAAATTGATGGTAGCCTATGATTTATAAGACTTCAAGGAAATCCTTACTTTTTTTGTCGTTTTCATTGGGGGTGTTAAAAAAGTTTTTCATTTCGAAAaatctttttctttttatttgataagcaattttttttaaaagattaAAATGTTTGTTATCCCGTTCTGCATAAATATCTTTAATAGGTGGtccacttttttttttttgaatataaagTTGATAATTATCTTGTTCTTTTAAAAGGTTTTTATCAACAGGCTCAGGCATTGCACACCCAGATATTTTAGAAATTCTTACACACTCCCCATTCATCATATATCTTCTTTTTACAACAGTTGGTTTTTTATTGACTGGATCTAATAAAGAGACATTAGTAATATGTATTGGCATTTCTTGTGTAATTATagttccttttttatttataacattCCATGCtgattttttcatattacaTCCATCAACAATTACTGTATTTCTTTTAGGATTAATACTTAGTACTAATCCTTCTTTATCTTTATCTGGGCCATATAAAACTTTTACTAAATCCCCAActtgtatatttaaataataagaaaGATTTAATCTCTTTGGTTGATTTTGTTCTCGTAAAGGATATGGGATACTTAATTCTTTACTTAATTCTAAAAAATCGTATTTATGATATTTCCTTTTCCTTTTATCAAGTCTCTTTGCTTGcatgaaatatttaatgtatcttgacattttatattaacctatttgtataaacaataaaagAAGTGAAATTCCCAATCCGTTTTTCTCCCTTTCTTTCTCCTTTAATTTTTAGTAATTTTTCTCTTTCCcctcaaaaaaaaaacacattcattttgtgttgtcatttattttgtagattatgtaatttatatatttttcaatctaaaaaaataagcaaagcaaaaattaaatgaaatatagtcagtaatttataatatatatatatttttttacaattttatatttttattattgcgGGCAAACCTTATTATACCCATATGATCATGTGCGTACCTTTAGGTATCATGACCCTTTCCCACATATGGATTTACCATTAAACATTATAATAgctacatatatatattttttttcttttttaattttaaattagtaaataattttgaaagaataattttatttctctGCATTTTCTTCTACAATATGCTGGTAATTGTATATgttctacatttttaatttctatattttttaactgtgttattatatttattattatttttaatgaaataaaattaggATAGATATAGTATTGCCCGATTTGATGagcaatattattttacaaaaatcgAAACACTAAGTTGaggaatatatttatactacAGAGTTGAGTATGTAAAGATTTTTCTCCATAAGAGgggttaaaaaaaaaagtgatcacccaattatatatgatatagtATATACTACTACATATGCTTattagaaatataaattagttgataaagaagataatcttatttaattttgttgaTTAGTTTTTATTTGTCCCATTAGGCATTCAATAGGTTGTTTACCACTAGGTAAagaataaaacatatttcatttttttgtaatttgtattgaaataaaaatatggcGGCTTATGTTGAGAAAAAGCAAGTCGATGAGGATTACATATTAAGTATGAggaaaaatgaaacaccaaatattttggaaaatttgaaaaaaaatgagtcaaataatttttcagaTGATACAACAGAATCGATAAGTGCCATTAATCCTAAATCtgtgaataataaaaatagtgttgaagaaaatgataatattttaaaagatgAGAAAAGAATAGACAAAGACAATAAGGaggataataattttattacaaccgatttagaaaaacaaacaaatcaaataagtatcaatattttaaacattttaaaagcATCAAATATTCCAAATTgtgatatattaaaaagaacAAACAAAAGATTTGCTAAagcatttttatatttaactgaaggatataatatgaatgtaaaaaatataataaaaaaatctatatataaaagaaattataaaaataactcattaattaaaataaaagatatacATGTTTATTCCTTATGTAAACATCATTTATTACCATTTGAAGGATTATGTGATATTGAATATAATccagataaatatataatgggcttatcaaaattttcaagAGTTACTGACATATATGCACGACGTTTACAATTACAAGAAGATCTTACTAACGATATTTGTAatgctttaaaaaaatatttaaaacctttatatataaaagttaCAATTAAAGCTAAACATTTATGTATTAATATGAGAGGAGTAAAGGAACATGATGCTATGACAGTTACACATGCATCCTATGTATCAAAAAAAGCCACCAATTCTTTTAAAGAGCATGTTAATAATTCTTCGGGAAATGATATACCAAAATTGGATACCCTTGAGCAAGCTTtatcataaataattattattttacttaATACAAACTTATAACATGattatactattttttttaaatagtcCTATAAACTgcttaatatttatataacaaaaaaaaatattttttactgttgtttgttttttgttttgtctttttttcaaattcgAAAATGTGGTGATATATGAGCTAGCTAAATACACCTTTTAAatggtatatttttttattaaaaaaataaaataattaaaaatatgttcattaaaatgaataattaagaaaaaattataaaacgCAATAACAAAACATAGATATATGTCAAACTGcaaattacataaaaaaatattcttatatatatattatataaatataaatacatatagacaaaatttttattgcaTGCTTTAAAAgcttttatttaattttttttttttaaaattatgggatttaaaaaacaatgacatataaaattaaaataaagactcccacatttttttttaaagattATATAGAATAAATCTATTACTATTCCATACAAGTTTATTTGGAGATATAttggaatattttttataaacaaaaaatatatataacacatATTTTGTTCAGAATTTTTATGCATGTGTATATTTCCTTATCCTTAAtcttgtatatattattataccATATCCgaatttatgaaaattgGTACATAAACATTGATTGTGTTGTTATATTCATcaatttttctaaattaattatcgtttttccatttttttttaaatttatttcttctcAGTATACTTAACCATAGAATATTTCATTAGTAATGccacaaaaaaaacattttttttttctacgttatagtttaaaaatttattccTTCTAATCGTCCAAAGAAATATGTGTCAAATTGATACAGTTAATATTTCCACATGCCATCGTGAACGCCTTTTTAGGTTTTTTTTGCAGCTCCTGAAAACTTGCTTCATCtaaaaagataataaataaagagaaATCAAATAAGtagtgaaataaaaattcatttactacacacacacacatgcatgtatgtatgtatttattcttttttgttCGAGCCAAACCTGCgtatagaaaaataagaaCCCTGTTAACATACGTTATCGtttctatattatcattCCCTTTTTTAACTGATATGATAGGACAAttgtcatttttatttttatctccGTACCAAAAAACACACGCATAATCATCGCCTAAAATAGGATcgtcattttttgtaatgcCATTTGCAATTTTACctgtaaaaaatttatcatatttgatttttttttgaaagagaaatataaagaatcaTTTTTTGCGAATACATCCCATTAGAAGTTACACCAATGGGTGTTCGgccttattatttttaatttttttcgtacataaaatattttggaGTTGCTGGGAATCTTTCCAATATTCTTTGGCTCTAGGGTGAACGTAATTTTCCCAGGCTCTACATAAAAGGAGAACTTCATTTGTTGTTCTTTTTTCTACTGGGTCCCCCACTTTTGATATCACTTGAGATACAGGGTTACTACTGGTATCctattcaaaaatataaaaaagtgatGATATGTCTTTTATATCTTggtatttttgtatatgcACTATGAATGCAATTTagctttatatatatttttttcttttatttggGTAAGATTACATCGTATGTCACAACggaactttttttttcatcgtTTTTATTTGGCTTTTCACCATATATTAATTCTAAAATATAATCGAACGGAGATATTGAACAATAATGACAATTGAAAatatccattttattttttaattcaaaggatgaataatttaaaaaattataaatttaataaaaaaaaaatggaaaatcaCATTACAAATTATTCTacaattgtatatatattgtatgcACATGGGTATGTATCTCATATGTCTACgtacttatttttaaatgcatattttaaattatatatatatgaaatgaaataaaaaaaaaatgaaataatttttttttttgattattatttatagtaTGTCATTCTTTGCAAAGCAGCATTTAATGTGTGATTTTAGAcgttaaataataaatattcatttatttatttttaagaatGTAAAAtctaattttcttttatattaataatgcaTAACAGAAGGTACAAAACAAACACACGTTTGTTCTTCATTGTCTTACAAGGGTTAACCTGGCATGTTAATATGTACTATATAAATACTTCCATGTTATgcatatcatatatatagtataatattatttttatcaaatattctgacttgttaataatattttaaatataaataaaaaaaaaataaaaaaaaatgagaaaaaaGATGTATTCTGCACAAAATTACATGAACACTTGTaattattcataaaaaaatatataattatttctgAATGcgcatataaaaatatatataattatatatacataatattattataatacataattatgtacactcataaaaaattctgCATTTGTcatactttttattattataatatttttctttttttatattatacatatattatatttcacTTGATAACCATTAATACAActgaacaaaatattttccaaaCATTTCCCCAAAAAGgacaatttaaatttttacaattctttgcaatttttttatcatagttaaatatgtttttaacACCACCttcattttaaattataaataaatagatATTTATGTACAACCCATATATAAGTAGCACAATTTGgggaattaaaaaaaaaaaaatacggTTACATTCAGACAGTTTTCATTAgtgtaattttataatattcttttacaacttttaaaattaaaaattcatgaaaataatctttataattttagcatacaaatttgtataatttaaattgaGAAGAgttacatattatatttgtatcattattatgaaaaatatgtaagAACTCAAAAAATGTGAGAAAATTTccatgtaataataaatcacATAATTAATCATTGGTGTAGTCATATTCccttaaaaatttatataattattacacCGCTAAATAAAAGGCATAAAACTGTAAAGGTAAATAGCTAAATAAAAGGCATAAAACTGTAAAGGTAGATAGCTAAATAAAAGgcataaaaatgtaaagatAGAAAGCTAAGTAAAAGgcataaaaatgtaaagatAGAAAACTAAGTAAAAGgcataaaaatgtaaagatAGAAAGCAAATAAAAGgcataaaaatgtaaagatAGAAAGCTAAATAAAAGGTTacactttttaatatacaattgataaaaatagcaAAAACGAAAAGAAggatattttgtatatatgttttattaaaacCTATGAGCATTGCTCCATTTTTGTAACTCTCTtagctatatatatgtatgtgaTAAGATATATTCATTGTTTAAAATTAGTTAAGTAAATGGGGTTGTATATGATAAGATATATTCATTGTTTAAAATTAGTTAAGTAAATGGGGTTGTATTTGTAAGATTTATGAAAGATGGTgtgcaaataaataatatattttttcctacTGTTTTGATAAGTATTAAAATAAGACACTATTTTACGTTAATAGcaaatttgaatatataacagACTTTATAATTCTATGAtacttataaatttttttattttcttaattTATTGTTCATTTTAAAGGGGAATGGATTAATCAATACAGCggttttttcataaatctTATACATAgcgaaataaaataattagcTAATAATTTTCTCTTTAAAGATAGGCATTTTTAAGTTATAgatatcaaataaaaaaaaaaccttttaaatatcaaggaatttttataaataaaataaaacacatCAAGTTATTTGGGAGAAATataacataatttataaaatttaagacaggcatataattaataaaagacataaaatattaattgtttaatttttccaattatatgcatgtatatattttgtctGAAAATTTCAAGATTgtttttatgtttaattattccatttttattcaaattgGTTGTTTGGTCTACCTGTATAAGATAAACTTATTTccagttttttttttttatggtatttatttttggaGGTTTatagtttaaaaaatatttttcttatacttaaaaaatcattttaTCGCAATATAGTATATTCCCTCAAAAATTCCATAATTAAAAGAAcggatatatatatgtgtgtaattataaatatataaaaatatataaatatgttattaCATTTTGCTCATTTTTCATCAAACATGGTAATTATATTcgattaaattattaattggCAAATATCAAACTtgtaaatgtatataaaagatttatacatatgtaattgtaaaaaaaaaaaaaaaacgtatatacatgtatacataaataCAGTTACAATTcttagtaaaaaaaaatataaatatatatattctcgatttgtaatttttttttttataaaattattatacatgCTTGTTTTACTATACTTTTCCCCATATTGTGATATATTtgttgatatttttttttcactttttttatatatttcctaTTTTTGCACAATTTTTGCACTTTTACAATTTGATcttacatttatataaattacatatttaGTAATAGGGATAAATAAATTCGAGGGGAATATTTGTTAATACATGTAAAAACATGAATTGTTAGCTTTTTTATTGGAATAAAATTTCCATATAAggttattaatttttttttttttaaaaaagtgaGCAGcctttatttgaaaaataatttatttgtttttccaAACCCATGAttgtatacatatttgaGTAGCATAAGTcttataaaacaaaagtGTGTGTAGTTCCTCAATGTGTATTAAAAGGAGAGAACATAATTGTGTATGTgataattaaatttgtgtaaaaaaaaaaaaataaagatattatTGTTGCAGAATAAGACGGAATAATGCAACTTGTGTCTGATTTTGTAAACGCAAAGTACCTATATGAAAAggtacatataaataaaataatttcaaaaaactataaagaaataataaagaagaaTGAAAATCCAACATTTGAAGATGAAATACGAGCTTTTACAAGTGTTAGAAACAACATTTTAACAGAACAATTTAAAGGGCCAAATGATaagttattaaaattatataaagaatatttattttattttgatatatttaaaaaaaaaaaattattaaaagataatactatattatatagtaataatatatatgaaaaaaataaaaaagtagaaTATGTATTTGAgcaagaaaatataataatactatttaatatatgtatgatAAAATGTAGcttattaaaatatcataaaaattcaaatgaTATGAAAttgttaaataaaatatctaATAAAGTTgtagatatatttaaatatttatttgaaaatatgaataatgataaattgAGTGAATTAACAGATATCAATTGTGCTAgtacttatatatttttatgtatggCATTAGCATATCatgaaaatatgttttacaACACTgctatattaaaaaaatgtaaaagaaatttattatcaaaattaagttataacatatataccTATTTTAGTAATGCATTATATTGTTTAGACGGGAAAATGCTTgatgtatttaaaaatgcaaCAAAATTTTCAACTGCAAAAGGtaatatacattatataaGGAATGtgaataattcattttataattttatattaataaataaaatagtcTTCATCAGTATTAGTAATTATCATTGTGctttaaaatatgcacaACTAAACCAAGAGGttgatgatataaatattcaaaaatatgaagaaGACAAAATCGGAGAAATCATTTGTAGATTAAAATATAGTTTAGACAATGTAAATAATGGAATAgaaatttgtaaaaaaaataattttagtaTGAATTTTTCTGaattaaaagataaaattgttaaatcattaaatttttttgaacatgaaaataaaaatatatattttgaggTTATACCAACATATGATAAGTtagataaattaaaaggCACTGAAGTTATAAAAGTTAAAGATATAGATATATctgatatttatataaaaaaaaatatttcaaatgatttaaaattattatttaataaacaagctcaaaatatttattatcaatataatGGAGAATTAACACaagtatataatttatttgaaaaaaattacacaattttaaatgatCAATTTAAAGTAATGAATATATCTAatcgaaaaaatattatatcatcTCTTAATAATGCAATTATAAGTTcgtataataaaattaaggaTTATTATAGACctgatatatattacaacaATTTAACTGCTCTAAATAATGTAGAGGTACATTTACAAGACATACTAAATCAAATtgaaacaaatttaaatacaGAACAtcgaaataattttgaatttcaaaaaaaatatgttaatgTTGGAATAAATCAAGAGTCCttaaattcatataattcatttttgcAACATGtaaaaagttttaaaaCTGCTTTAGAACAGCTTCGAAAAAATGTAGacacatttaaaaaatttctagaaaataatcatgaaaattttcaaatatgtGAAATGGAAATCTCTGGATTTTATAAGCATGTAATTGATAATCTTAATCTTTGTACTAATGTAAACATTGAATCATTAGATagtatttattcatattaccAGTCAATTTTATctgaagaaaatgaacctctaaaaaaagaaaatgaattaaatgaaaaaaatgatattgaAAGTACAGCTCAATATAACAATTTACCATCATTAGTATATACTGATTTTcaaacttttttaaaagaaaataatataattattaatataaataaaaatatagataaaaataatttatttcactacgacaaattaaataactATATCAATGTTCATTCAGagtataaatttttttatgtccTTGTTTCAAtctatttttcattaagcATACAGCTCAAAAAGTTTTCATATCACCTACACAATTTGAAGAATAGCATAAAAGAGGAGTTTCTGAATTCGATAACGGTATAGCTATCCACGCATATGCTTGGCACCCATCACTTGTGAGGGGAATACCCCATAATAATCACCCCTTTTTtgtcactttttttttgtcactttttttttgtcactttttttttgtcactttttttttgtcactttttttttgtcactttttattttggcAGGAGGAAAAAGATAGCGATAAATTGAATGAGCTATTGGAAAAGGAAAgggaaatattaaatatgaaaaaagaaaagctTGAAGAAATTGTATCATTCTTTGAAAAAGAT is a window of Plasmodium vinckei vinckei genome assembly, chromosome: PVVCY_14 DNA encoding:
- a CDS encoding mitochondrial carrier protein, putative; translation: MEEKNEGVIKSGAYRNLISGSILHCLETASLGLPLEVWKTRMCIYRNENTISSFQNIYNKGIGQFYGGFYAKLVESSTKGAVLLLSKERTIKILNDLNVNSTISGFVGGACGGICQSLVMTPCTFFITASIDKNINYKEKLISIFKHSGISTLYKGNSAMCLRQGTNWASRQGITEWVRNMYISRKQKKIEKEYNNVENIIKGNGKTPENLKICDISSPNNLNSNQKNNNELNTSEEIICGIIGGSLSVWNNPFDVIRVYMQSNANKNIKLSFTQSFINLYKEGGILYLYKGVIPRCFLCIWQTLFMVTGIKILNNYF
- a CDS encoding 50S ribosomal protein L24, putative, giving the protein MSRYIKYFMQAKRLDKRKRKYHKYDFLELSKELSIPYPLREQNQPKRLNLSYYLNIQVGDLVKVLYGPDKDKEGLVLSINPKRNTVIVDGCNMKKSAWNVINKKGTIITQEMPIHITNVSLLDPVNKKPTVVKRRYMMNGECVRISKISGCAMPEPVDKNLLKEQDNYQLYIQKKKSGPPIKDIYAERDNKHFNLLKKIAYQIKRKRFFEMKNFFNTPNENDKKSKDFLEVL
- a CDS encoding GTP cyclohydrolase I, putative; the encoded protein is MAAYVEKKQVDEDYILSMRKNETPNILENLKKNESNNFSDDTTESISAINPKSVNNKNSVEENDNILKDEKRIDKDNKEDNNFITTDLEKQTNQISINILNILKASNIPNCDILKRTNKRFAKAFLYLTEGYNMNVKNIIKKSIYKRNYKNNSLIKIKDIHVYSLCKHHLLPFEGLCDIEYNPDKYIMGLSKFSRVTDIYARRLQLQEDLTNDICNALKKYLKPLYIKVTIKAKHLCINMRGVKEHDAMTVTHASYVSKKATNSFKEHVNNSSGNDIPKLDTLEQALS
- a CDS encoding BRO1 domain-containing protein, putative gives rise to the protein MQLVSDFVNAKYLYEKVHINKIISKNYKEIIKKNENPTFEDEIRAFTSVRNNILTEQFKGPNDKLLKLYKEYLFYFDIFKKKKLLKDNTILYSNNIYEKNKKVEYVFEQENIIILFNICMIKCSLLKYHKNSNDMKLLNKISNKVVDIFKYLFENMNNDKLSELTDINCASTYIFLCMALAYHENMFYNTAILKKCKRNLLSKLSYNIYTYFSNALYCLDGKMLDVFKNATKFSTAKGNIHYIRNVNNSFYNFILINKIVFISISNYHCALKYAQLNQEVDDINIQKYEEDKIGEIICRLKYSLDNVNNGIEICKKNNFSMNFSELKDKIVKSLNFFEHENKNIYFEVIPTYDKLDKLKGTEVIKVKDIDISDIYIKKNISNDLKLLFNKQAQNIYYQYNGELTQVYNLFEKNYTILNDQFKVMNISNRKNIISSLNNAIISSYNKIKDYYRPDIYYNNLTALNNVEVHLQDILNQIETNLNTEHRNNFEFQKKYVNVGINQESLNSYNSFLQHVKSFKTALEQLRKNVDTFKKFLENNHENFQICEMEISGFYKHVIDNLNLCTNVNIESLDSIYSYYQSILSEENEPLKKENELNEKNDIESTAQYNNLPSLVYTDFQTFLKENNIIININKNIDKNNLFHYDKLNNYINVHSEYKFFYVLVSIYFSLSIQLKKFSYHLHNLKNSIKEEFLNSITEEKDSDKLNELLEKEREILNMKKEKLEEIVSFFEKDLNKFYDYFHEYNKLDNFKTLDNFNIFLKDLMENCKKLNTMYERHSHTLKNALMLKDDVNKYIYMRESERSNIRIQQIPNNCPRDGHNSHKPF